A region of the Ranitomeya imitator isolate aRanImi1 chromosome 10, aRanImi1.pri, whole genome shotgun sequence genome:
gtcctcgctctgtcctagaatatcgggctccactttgctgaatctatttcatccctacgttttgtcttttcatcttactcacagtcattatatgtggggggctgccttttcctttggggaatttctctggggcaagtcaggcctatttttctatcgtcaggctagctagtttcttaggctgtgccgagttgcctaagtagttgttaggcgcaatccacagccgcttttagttgtgtttaggataggatcaggtgtgcagtctacagagtttccacgtctcagagctcgttcttgtatttttgggtatttgtcagatcactgtgtgcgctctgatcgctaagcacactgtgtttctggattgccttcataacacctgtcattagcaaacataacaggccccattagatgctccacagaatattatgccccacataatgctgcacaaagattgatggccccataagatgctccatagattattatgccctatataatgctgcacaaaggttcatggccccataagatgctccatagaatattatgccccatatgttgctccattaaggttgatggccccataagatactccatacaaaaatatgccctatataatgctgcacaaagattaaTGATGGCCcaataaggtgctccatagaaaaatatgccccatataatgctgcataaaagttaatgatggccccataagatgcttcatattaaaatataccccatataatgctgcacaaagaataaagatggccccataagatgctccatagaatattatgcccgatataatgctgcacataggttgatggccccataagatgctccatagattaataTGCCCCATCTAATGTTCCATAAAGCTTGATCGCCCCATATGCTACTgtagcgattaaaaaaaaaatgacatactcacctggccaggtgccggtgtcctgagcaggtggggacacaggcgcgctatgggggccaggtgccggagtcgccactggctcaggcccccggcacttgcgatattcacctgttcccattACACCGCCgcgtgccgctgtgtcttctgggtctctgtagtgactgttcagtcagagggcgtgcactaaccacgtcatcgtgccctccgaCCTGAACgttacagcagaggacgctgaagacagagcccggcggtggaacagggacggccgggtgaatatcgcatggctcaccctcccctgtcatactcaccccctcctgacgcggtccctgcttcttcgatGGTCTCTGGcatcggcagcttgttcctgtgtttagcggtcacatggtgccactcattaaagtaatgaatatgtgctccatgcctatgggagtggagtcacttacatatttattaccttaatgagcggtaccatgtgaccgctgaacacaggaaaaaaTGCGGGCGCTGGAGACCATCAGAGAAGAAGAgaccatgccgggagcaggtaagtatgatgagacagccgccactcctgccgatcccctcccccacaatatccTGGGATAATGACTTTAGTATaacccgagaggggcacttttagcctaaaaaaagggctgaaaatctcagcttatactcgagtatatatggtagtagaTAAAGATTACATTCCTACAGTGTGGTCATCAGGAAGAGGTTAGTAACACACATTGGTGTTTAGAGCCACTTCTCTCTATTGGTGTCCTACATTGTCATTGGTTGAACTTGATGGGCCTGAGTGTTTTTTCAACCAtattaactatgtaactataggTTCTTCAGCAGGCAAGCAATCTAAAAACTTCAGGTATTGTGCTCACTGTTATTTCCAGTTCTGGCCTCAGTAACTCCTACTCAGCTAACCGATAGGCGTGCCTTTAAGCTAAGCAGCGCTCTGTCTCACGAGATCCTTAGCTTCCTTCTACTGACCAGATAGCTCGCTCTTACTTCTGGAACTCTTCTCAAGTCTTTTTTCCAACTCACACCGTCCAACAGCCTCTGAGATATTAACTAAAACTAACTTCTTAATCCTGAAAAAAACTTGTTTTGAAAAGTTTTGAAAGATTTAAATGACTTCACAAATTAAAAATGTTTCTCGCACAAGCAGAACTTCATTACCCAAGGTATTACTCCCAAAGGATTCACAACCTTTTAAATAATAATAGGTTCAACAGTTCAGAAAAATAATGGAACAAGTAGCAGATAACAATTATGAAGAGAACAATAGGACTGAAAAAAGATCCTCTTCTTGACACATCTCTGTCCATTATAGTAAGTGGCTTTTTTTACTATGTAACTgtgattttggggtaaaaaaataatGGTTGATCTAAAAATCCTCAGCGATAGGGAGAAAAATGTCCTTGCCCAGCAGTTTGCTAACAATTGCCATAATGTCATATTATATTCTATTATTTATTTATGAAACATAGTAGTTTTGAACTTAATTAAAATTTCACTATTTTTATTTCTATCATAGGAAATCTTATGAAATGAATAGCAATCACACAATGGGAACAGGATTTATTCTTCTGGGATTTTCTGGAGTTATCGGGAATCAAGTCTTCCTTTTTCCGATCTTCTTATGTACCTATATAATTACTGTGTGTGGGAACCTATCTATAATCCTTGCGTACAAGCTTAGTCCGAGCCTGCGCACTCCAATGTATTTGTTTCTTGCTAATTTTTCTCTCTTGGAAATAATATATGTTTCATGCACCGTCCCGAAGATGTTGTCCAGTCTATGGCCAGAATGTAACGCCATCTCCTTCTCCGGCTGCGCTATACAGATGTATTGTGTCTTGCTGTTGGGTGGAACAGAATGCTGTATGCTGGGAGCCATGGCTTATGACCGCTATAACGCCATATGTCACCCTCTGTTGTATACTGTGATTATGAGTGAAGTGGTCTGTATCCAGCACATAGTGGGATCATACGTCATTAGTGCAGTGAATGCTCTAATTCACACAACATTCACTTTTTCATTACCGTTCTGTGGATCAAAAGAGATAGACCATTTTTTTTGCGATGTGCCACCCGTCCTAGAACTCTCCTGCCAGGACATTTGGGTTAATGAACTTGTGATATTTCTGATTGCCGGTTGTGTTATAATTGGTTCATTCATAGTAACAATAATTTCCTATGTGGAGATTATTTCAAAAATTCTAAAACTTCGTTCCACATCCAGCAAGAAAAAAACGTTTGCAACCTGCTCCTCTCACTTAATAGTTGTTACAATATTTTATGGTTCAGCAATTTTTATGTACTTTAGACCGAGGTCAAAATATAGGATTGGACAGAACAGCATGGTCTCTTTAATGTACACTGTTATTGCTCCTCTCTTAAACCCTTTTATATACAGCCTACGGAACAAAGAGGTCAAATCAAGTATCAAGAATATATTTTTACAGAAGATAAAATTCTGATACATTTTTTTCtgttcatttttaatttttccatttttttttcagcatATACAATATAATATGTTGTTCGATGCACAGTTTGTAATTTAGTCAAAATCCAAAAGTCTTAAATGATTTGGACGTGACTGTAGAGATCAAATCAAATATTGAAAAAATATGTTTATGGCtaatataattttttattcatATGTGTAATAATGAACTGTGCACTCTAACCTCCTATCACTCTGCTGTAAAAGCCTAAGATGCCCACATCTTTTATAGTGCTAGCCCCCTATGGATCATTGTGCTGCACCACAGTATGTGATAGCTGTTTATGAAGCCTGACCCCATGTGGGTGTGCTCTTTCTATATATCACAAATGTGAATGTACCGTGCCCTGCTGAGACCTTTGGGGTATCTAGGACCAGAAGGTAACAGCAATTGGCAGATCAGATTGCAGGTCCTCTTTGGAGTCCGCTCAGCAATTAACTTGAGTGGAGAGGTATGATTTTCACTgagtggtgaaggggttaagagttccTTTTTGATCCTGCTGGGATTCCATATGGCTGTTATTTCAGCTGCTTCATCTTGCTGTCACTTCCTCCTATTAGTTAAACTCACTCTTAGCTCTCTCCCATACCAGTTATACGTTTTCTATGCTGACCTCCCTGTAGAAGTTGTTCCAGTTAAGGCTGTGCAGTTTCATTTCCTGTTTGATTTCTCCTGGTTTGTCTTTCTCCCTGTGTTTTTTACTGTAGTAGTGAGTTTCTTATTGTAGTAGTGAGACTAGTATCTTGCTGCTCTACTCATTAGCCAGGGTTAGCTTAAAACTAGCCATGGCTTAGGCAAGTGATTGGGCACGATCAGAAAGACCCATTTAGGGACGATAGGGAGCACAGAGTTAAATCTCAGGAGAGTCTTTAGTGGTCTCTTTCCCTGTCCCTATCTTCAGGGCTCCTTTACCTTTTTGTCAGGGTTTTGACCCTCTTTTATGTCTCACACTGGGTATTTCCGTGCTCCGGCGTGACACTTTAGCAATATGTTAAATGGCATTGGGCATTTTGTCTGCACGCAGGAGAGCAATCAAATCATCTCGTAATGACCATGATAAAATACATGATATCTGCAAAATGGCATAGTGTCAGAGGAGCTTCAGACCAGTGATTATTGGTAGACTTGCATTTGGGTTCTAATATAATTGTGCACAGCAaggtcacaacacacacacacgaaaaaaATACATGAGTCAACACACAGTAGACTGTAGTGTAGATGCATCTTTCCAGCATTTTAAAATTACCCATTGTCTATTGTTGTGATTTAAGATTAAATTTTACATTTGCTCTAAAGATTCTCCTATTATTGATAACAGTTATTAAAATATATTGAAAAACCATAGATAAACgagaaaagccagctcaccaagcaaccgccgcaggtgcacggaactccacgcTGATCCACGTAGTCATGTATGAGAAAGGACGAAAAAAAAGTTGTTCCAGCTCCATAATTGTAAAATTGAGACTTGATACTTTTTTATTCCAGTTTAAAAATGGTGGATGTATAGCTCTCCAAAAGCACAACGGGgaaagagcgacgcgtttcgatcactaaagatctttgtcaaagctacaggtccttctcaaaaaattagcatatagtgttaaatttcattatttaccataatgtaatgattacaattaaactttcatatattatagattcattgtccaccaactgaaatttgtcaggtcttttattgttttaatactgatgattttggcatacaactcctgataacccaaaaaacctgtctcaataaattagcatatcaagaaaaggttctctaaacgacctattaccctgatct
Encoded here:
- the LOC138651347 gene encoding olfactory receptor 5G29-like, translated to MNSNHTMGTGFILLGFSGVIGNQVFLFPIFLCTYIITVCGNLSIILAYKLSPSLRTPMYLFLANFSLLEIIYVSCTVPKMLSSLWPECNAISFSGCAIQMYCVLLLGGTECCMLGAMAYDRYNAICHPLLYTVIMSEVVCIQHIVGSYVISAVNALIHTTFTFSLPFCGSKEIDHFFCDVPPVLELSCQDIWVNELVIFLIAGCVIIGSFIVTIISYVEIISKILKLRSTSSKKKTFATCSSHLIVVTIFYGSAIFMYFRPRSKYRIGQNSMVSLMYTVIAPLLNPFIYSLRNKEVKSSIKNIFLQKIKF